The Alicyclobacillus macrosporangiidus CPP55 genome segment GCCCGCTCACCGTGGAATCGTGGAGGCTGAACAGATGGCGGAAACCCAACCGGATGGAAAACTGGCGGTGATTGGAACCCAAATCCTGACCGCCACCGAAGATTTGTATCAATTGGTGGATTTTTTGAATCGAAATCTCAAGGACAAGAACGTCGTGTTCGGCCTGTCGAAAGCGCCGGACGCGGAGGGGAAGATGGTGCTGACCCTGTACAGGGCGTGATGGCATGAGCGCATGGAAAATTTGGTTAACCACTGCCGTCCTCGTCGTTCTTTTGGGCACAGCAGCCCTGTTCTTCGCGGTCTGGAACAACATTGACAGCGAATGGCGGCAGGAGACGGCCGCGGCCCAATACGCCCTCGATCACTCCCCCATCGACCGGATCGACGGACACGACCTGTTCACCGGCGCCGGCGTACAGGAGGTGTTCACCGGCAAGGACGTGTTCGGACGCCGTTGGTACGCCTTCGTGATGCCCGCTCCCCGCGGCGAAGCCGCCCCGTTCGTGGTGAAGTCCGTGCAGGCGGACGAGGTGATGCCTGCGAACGAGATCGCCAGGCGCGTGGCCAAAGACCACCTCCGCGTCACGAGCGCGCACGTCGGGTATGTGGATCCACAATCCGCCTCCGCTTTTCATGCCGATTCCGGCGTGGTGTGGGAGGTAGAGGCGACGGACACTGGCGACCACCGCATCTTTCTGTACTACGATGGGCGCAGTGGTAACCTCTTATGGACCTCTGGTCCTCTGAAGGGGCAGGATCCCGGCGAACTGTGGAAA includes the following:
- a CDS encoding YpmA family protein, with translation MAETQPDGKLAVIGTQILTATEDLYQLVDFLNRNLKDKNVVFGLSKAPDAEGKMVLTLYRA